The sequence GCCGGCCCTCGCCCCGGCTACCCGCGACAGCCTCTACGCCGACTGGCTGCGCGCCCTGGACCGCTCCCGCGACTGGGCCCAGGACTGACCGACAGCCTGGTTCCGTACCGGACGGCCTGGTTCCAGGACTGACCGACGGCCGGTTCCGGCCGGCCCGAAGGGGTAGCGGGCCGGGCCGCCCGCGCCCGCCGCTTTCCGGCCGAGTCAGGCTTTCCGCCCACGAGAGCACTGGCGGACCACGCCGGCGCCTGGACGAATCTCGCCGAACCTACTGTCAGCGGAGCCGATCCCTGACACGCTGTGACGGGGGCCAGCTGGAGCTCCCGCTTCCCCTGACCCTCGGACGGAGATCGTGTCTGACACTGACTACGCCGTCGAGCTCGGCCGTCGCCTGCGCGCGGTCCGCAACCGGCGTGGCATGTCGTTGCTGGATGTACAGGAGATCACCGCCGGCCGCTGGACCGCCGGCACGCTCGGCGCCTACGAGCGGGGCAGCCGCGTCATGCGGGTGCACCGGCTGGTGGAGCTCGCCGAGCTCTATGACGTGCCGGCGACGCTGCTGGTCCCGCCGACGACCGACCGGCGGGACGTCGACAGCCTGCCTCCCCTGGTCATCGACCTGCGCCGGCTGCGCAAGCTGCCACCCACCAGGACCGGGCCGCTGCGGCGCTGGATCGCGATCGTGCAGGTGCTGCGCTCGGACAGCTCGCGCGACGTGCTGCGGCTGCGGCGCTCGGACCTGACGTCGTTGTCGCGGCTGTACTCCACGACACCGGAGCTCCTCTACGAACGCCTCGGCGCGTGGGGCGCGCTCGTCGAGCCCGGCACGGACCCGACCTCCGGCGCCGGTGCCCCTGGTGGCGCACGCCGCCGCCCGCCCGCCGGCCTCGACCGCCGCCGCCTCGGCCCGCCCGCGACCACCTCCGCCCCACCCCGCCTCGGCCCACGCCGCTGACCGAGCCGACGGCGGGCGCCGCGCCCGTTCAGGCCGCCCGCCGGCTACGTAGGATCGGCGGGTGGCGGAGATCCTGGCGGTCGAGGTCGTCGACCTCTCGAAGACGTACGGGCCGACCCGCGCGGTGGACGGGCTCTCCTTCGGTGTCCCGGTGGGAACCGTGACCGCGCTGCTCGGGCCGAACGGGGCCGGCAAGACGACGACCGTGGAGATCTGCGAGGGTTTCCGGCGCGGCGACGGCGGCCTGGTCCGGGTGCTCGGCACCGACCCGGCCGACCAGAAGCTGCGCCCCCGCGTCGGCGTGATGCTCCAGTCCGGCGGCATGTACCCGGGGGCACGCGCCGACGAGATGCTCCGGCTGGTGGCCGCGCACCACGCCCACCCGCTGGACCCGGCCGCGCTGCTGGCCAGGGTCGGCCTGACCGGCTCCGCGGCGCGCACCCCGTTCCGCCGGCTGTCCGGTGGCCAGAAGCAGCTGCTGTCGCTGGCGATGGCCGTCGTCGGGCGACCCGAGCTGGTGTTCCTGGACGAGCCGACGGCCGGGCTGGACGTCCGCGCCCGACATGAGACGTGGGACCTCGTCGAGGAGCTGCGCGCCGCCGGCGTCACCGTGCTGCTCACGACCCACGCGATGGACGAGGCGGAGCGGCTCGCCGACCAGGTCGTCATCGTCAACCGCGGCAAGGTCGTCGCCGCCGGCACGCCGGCGGAGCTGACCCGCGGCGGGGCCGAGGGGGAGCTGCGTTTCCGCGC is a genomic window of Pseudofrankia inefficax containing:
- a CDS encoding helix-turn-helix domain-containing protein, producing MSDTDYAVELGRRLRAVRNRRGMSLLDVQEITAGRWTAGTLGAYERGSRVMRVHRLVELAELYDVPATLLVPPTTDRRDVDSLPPLVIDLRRLRKLPPTRTGPLRRWIAIVQVLRSDSSRDVLRLRRSDLTSLSRLYSTTPELLYERLGAWGALVEPGTDPTSGAGAPGGARRRPPAGLDRRRLGPPATTSAPPRLGPRR
- a CDS encoding ABC transporter ATP-binding protein: MAEILAVEVVDLSKTYGPTRAVDGLSFGVPVGTVTALLGPNGAGKTTTVEICEGFRRGDGGLVRVLGTDPADQKLRPRVGVMLQSGGMYPGARADEMLRLVAAHHAHPLDPAALLARVGLTGSAARTPFRRLSGGQKQLLSLAMAVVGRPELVFLDEPTAGLDVRARHETWDLVEELRAAGVTVLLTTHAMDEAERLADQVVIVNRGKVVAAGTPAELTRGGAEGELRFRAPVGLDLDQLLAALPTGSQAAERAGGHYVVRGTVDPAFLAAVTAWCAGNGVLPNDLRVEQRSLEDVFVDLTGSELAR